Proteins encoded in a region of the Patescibacteria group bacterium genome:
- the gap gene encoding type I glyceraldehyde-3-phosphate dehydrogenase produces the protein MTKIVAINGFGRIGRQAYKAAIDLKSKFKVVAVNDLTDPATLAYLLKYDSVYGQWKGHKVSATKDSIIVDGNKIQVFAEKDPGKLPWKKLKIDVVIESTGFFTEKEGASLHLKAGAKAVVISAPTKSEDINTFVIGANEKKLKKGEQIISNASCTTNCTSPVMSVLMNRFGVKKAMLTTVHAYTATQKLVDGPDAKDPRRGRAAAVNIVPSTTGAANAVIQTLPELKNKFDGLSIRVPVITGSLIDVTALLKKKVTVKQVNDAFISASKNPLYKKIIGVTYDPIVSTDTIGTTLSAIVDLGTTKVVDGDLVKVLAWYDNEYGYSCRLAEMVEMVKI, from the coding sequence ATGACAAAGATAGTCGCAATTAATGGCTTTGGCCGGATTGGCCGCCAGGCCTATAAAGCGGCGATTGATCTTAAATCCAAATTTAAAGTAGTGGCTGTCAATGACTTAACCGATCCAGCGACTTTGGCTTACCTTTTAAAATATGATTCAGTCTATGGACAATGGAAAGGGCATAAGGTTTCAGCCACTAAAGATTCTATTATTGTTGATGGCAATAAAATCCAGGTTTTTGCGGAAAAAGATCCCGGCAAATTGCCCTGGAAAAAGTTAAAAATTGACGTGGTTATTGAATCAACTGGTTTTTTTACTGAAAAGGAGGGCGCGAGCTTGCATTTGAAAGCAGGTGCGAAGGCAGTTGTTATTTCAGCGCCGACCAAATCTGAAGATATAAATACTTTTGTGATTGGCGCAAATGAAAAAAAACTGAAAAAAGGTGAACAAATTATTTCCAATGCTTCTTGTACTACAAATTGCACTTCGCCCGTGATGTCTGTTTTAATGAACCGTTTTGGCGTAAAAAAAGCCATGTTAACGACTGTTCATGCTTATACCGCCACTCAAAAGCTCGTTGATGGCCCTGATGCCAAAGATCCAAGACGGGGCAGGGCAGCTGCGGTAAATATTGTGCCCTCAACCACTGGCGCTGCAAATGCGGTTATCCAGACTTTGCCTGAACTTAAAAATAAATTTGACGGTCTATCAATCAGAGTACCTGTTATAACAGGATCATTAATTGACGTGACAGCGCTATTAAAGAAAAAAGTTACTGTTAAGCAAGTTAATGATGCATTTATTAGTGCGTCAAAAAATCCATTATATAAAAAAATAATTGGTGTGACTTATGATCCGATTGTTTCCACTGACACAATCGGCACGACCTTGTCTGCGATTGTTGATTTGGGTACAACGAAGGTGGTTGACGGGGATTTGGTCAAGGTTTTGGCTTGGTATGATAATGAATATGGATATTCATGCCGTTTGGCTGAAATGGTGGAAATGGTGAAGATCTGA